A genomic region of Andreesenia angusta contains the following coding sequences:
- the pduA gene encoding propanediol utilization microcompartment protein PduA, whose amino-acid sequence MSQALGMIETKGLTGAIEAADAMVKAANVNLIGYEKIGFGLVTVMVRGDVGAVKAATDAGAEAARNVGELVSVHVIPRPHSEVERVLLKSE is encoded by the coding sequence ATGAGTCAAGCACTAGGAATGATAGAAACTAAAGGTCTAACAGGAGCTATTGAAGCAGCAGATGCAATGGTAAAGGCAGCTAATGTAAACCTAATAGGATACGAGAAAATAGGATTCGGACTAGTTACAGTTATGGTAAGAGGAGATGTAGGTGCAGTTAAGGCGGCTACAGATGCAGGAGCAGAAGCAGCTAGAAACGTTGGAGAGCTAGTTTCAGTTCACGTAATCCCAAGACCACACTCAGAAGTTGAAAGAGTTCTACTAAAGAGCGAGTAA
- a CDS encoding BMC domain-containing protein, which yields MRQALGSVETRSLVAAIQAADTMVKSADVHIVDLNIVGSAVVAAIVTGEVAAVKAAVENAAETAGQLGEIVATNVIARPHDEVDKLLDVLL from the coding sequence ATGAGACAAGCACTAGGTTCGGTTGAAACTAGAAGTCTAGTAGCTGCAATTCAGGCTGCAGATACTATGGTTAAATCGGCAGATGTTCATATCGTAGACCTAAACATAGTTGGTTCAGCTGTTGTGGCTGCCATAGTTACAGGCGAAGTAGCTGCTGTAAAAGCAGCAGTTGAAAATGCGGCTGAAACTGCGGGACAGCTAGGAGAGATTGTAGCGACAAATGTAATAGCAAGACCTCATGACGAGGTAGATAAATTATTAGATGTATTACTATAA
- a CDS encoding UbiX family flavin prenyltransferase — MRVVVGISGGSGSIYGVALLKVLQELGVETHLVVSTLGEYVTEHECDINLEELKSLATYYHENKDLAAPIASGSFLTDAMVIVPCSMKTISAVANGLSDNLLTRAADVTIKENRKLIVVPRETPLSSIHLENMLKLSRTGVTVLPASPGFYSHPESIGDMVSSIVARILDQMRIEHNLIPRWGE; from the coding sequence TCAATATATGGAGTTGCACTCTTGAAAGTGCTTCAAGAGCTGGGAGTAGAGACACATCTAGTTGTGTCTACACTAGGAGAGTATGTGACAGAGCATGAATGTGACATAAACTTAGAAGAGCTTAAGAGCCTTGCAACTTACTACCACGAAAATAAGGATTTAGCTGCGCCTATAGCGAGTGGATCTTTCTTGACAGACGCTATGGTGATAGTTCCTTGCTCAATGAAGACAATATCTGCTGTTGCTAATGGATTATCAGACAATTTGCTGACGAGAGCTGCAGATGTAACCATTAAAGAGAACAGAAAGCTTATAGTTGTACCTAGAGAGACTCCATTGAGTTCTATTCACCTAGAAAACATGTTGAAGCTTTCTAGAACAGGAGTGACGGTACTGCCTGCCTCTCCAGGATTTTACAGTCATCCAGAATCAATAGGAGATATGGTTAGCTCCATAGTGGCCAGAATACTGGATCAGATGAGAATAGAACACAATCTAATTCCAAGATGGGGAGAATAA
- a CDS encoding BMC domain-containing protein, which produces MRAALGIIEAIGLTTAVSALDAACKAAEVELVGFDKVIGVNKSISVTIHIAGEVAAVRAAVDAGVEAAMRVGDVSASHVIPRPHDEIDKLMKEFKKNLEAKKAEKAEASKPEAKQDSKPATKKPAANEEKVEAQAQAGK; this is translated from the coding sequence ATGAGAGCAGCACTAGGAATTATTGAAGCTATAGGGCTTACTACAGCAGTCAGCGCTCTAGATGCGGCATGCAAGGCTGCAGAGGTAGAGCTAGTAGGTTTTGACAAAGTAATCGGAGTGAACAAGAGCATAAGTGTGACAATTCATATTGCTGGAGAAGTTGCGGCAGTTAGGGCGGCAGTTGATGCAGGTGTTGAAGCGGCTATGAGAGTAGGAGACGTTTCGGCAAGTCATGTAATCCCAAGACCTCATGATGAAATAGACAAGCTTATGAAGGAATTCAAGAAAAACTTAGAGGCTAAAAAAGCTGAGAAAGCTGAAGCTTCTAAACCGGAAGCAAAGCAGGATTCAAAGCCAGCAACTAAAAAGCCAGCAGCCAACGAAGAGAAGGTAGAGGCTCAGGCCCAAGCTGGAAAATAA
- a CDS encoding UbiD family decarboxylase yields the protein MGAQMLRAVMDKLRRSGDLMECNTPVDAKFELGAVLRYFENEKPMIFNNVKGYDMPLIGALYGNRRIYYDLMGVNTENRLYRFMDAIANPQPYKIVSSGPIKENLISGRAVDIPKILPSPTSHEHDSGAFITAGMMIIKDDETGEYHMAVRRFQVRGGNIINTLVSRHSPRLRAQIERYAKMNKPLECAVVLGYDETFLLASQISSSRYGIDKFEVDSALRGEPLELTKCSTIDVLVPAQAEMVLEGHIVPGRYEVEGPFGELMGYYGESEPVPVMEVTAISHRNNPVFQHAFPCREEHFSNGLIREVEVFNAVNNLVECNDVNITIGGGCRLHAIVSINKKKAGDPKTAILGALSSGYDIKHVVVVDGDIDIYNTKSVELALASRVQASKDVVIIPDALGSALEASHTYRGVSDKMGIDATKPLDDEEGLYNMAIIPGYEGELDIEKYFPGIKNRK from the coding sequence GTGGGAGCACAAATGTTAAGAGCTGTTATGGACAAGCTTAGAAGATCTGGAGACCTTATGGAGTGTAATACTCCTGTAGACGCTAAGTTTGAACTAGGAGCTGTACTAAGATACTTTGAAAACGAAAAACCAATGATTTTTAACAACGTTAAAGGATATGACATGCCACTTATAGGGGCATTATACGGAAACCGTAGAATATACTACGATCTAATGGGTGTAAACACTGAAAACAGACTATACAGGTTTATGGATGCAATAGCAAACCCTCAGCCTTATAAAATAGTGAGCAGTGGGCCTATAAAAGAGAATCTGATAAGCGGAAGAGCTGTGGACATACCTAAGATACTTCCTTCACCGACTTCTCATGAGCATGATTCAGGAGCTTTTATAACTGCTGGAATGATGATAATAAAGGACGACGAGACAGGTGAGTATCACATGGCTGTACGTAGATTCCAGGTCAGAGGCGGAAACATAATAAACACTCTTGTATCTAGACACTCGCCTAGGCTACGTGCGCAGATAGAGAGATATGCCAAGATGAACAAGCCACTTGAGTGTGCTGTAGTTCTTGGATACGATGAGACTTTCCTTTTAGCTTCGCAGATAAGCTCGTCAAGATACGGAATAGACAAGTTCGAGGTGGACTCTGCTCTTAGAGGTGAGCCACTAGAGCTTACAAAGTGTAGCACTATAGATGTACTTGTACCAGCTCAGGCTGAAATGGTTTTAGAGGGACATATAGTTCCAGGAAGATATGAAGTTGAAGGACCTTTTGGAGAGCTTATGGGCTACTACGGTGAGTCAGAGCCAGTTCCAGTTATGGAAGTGACTGCGATAAGCCATAGAAACAACCCTGTATTCCAGCACGCCTTCCCATGTAGAGAAGAGCATTTCTCTAATGGACTTATAAGAGAAGTTGAAGTCTTCAATGCAGTAAACAACCTAGTGGAGTGTAATGACGTCAACATAACTATAGGTGGTGGATGCAGACTTCACGCTATAGTATCTATAAACAAGAAAAAGGCTGGAGATCCGAAGACAGCTATACTTGGAGCGCTTTCTAGCGGATATGATATAAAGCACGTTGTAGTAGTCGATGGAGACATAGACATATACAACACTAAGAGCGTTGAACTTGCACTTGCTTCAAGAGTTCAAGCTTCTAAGGACGTTGTTATTATACCGGATGCACTAGGCTCAGCATTGGAAGCATCTCACACTTACAGAGGAGTCTCTGATAAGATGGGAATAGATGCAACTAAACCACTTGATGATGAGGAAGGTCTTTATAATATGGCTATAATCCCAGGATATGAGGGAGAGCTGGATATAGAGAAGTACTTCCCAGGAATTAAAAATAGAAAATAG